TGGCATTCCGGAGTTGTGCTGGGCGGCAGAAGCATACGTAAACAGCTGAAGTTCATGGCCGTAGTACACATTTGAAGCGCGGCCGCCATCATTGCGAGACGGTTTGCCGAACAACGTACGGGCAGAAGACTTATAGTCCAGCACAACAATGCCGGCGCTCTCTCGCGAAATATTGGTATCGCGAATTACCGTATCAATGCGGTCGACCTTGCCATTGATACGCAATGCAACCGGGATTTCCTTGTCCCTCGCCCTACCGATTAATTGTTCCCCTGAATATGGCGACTGCCATGCACCGGTCGTTCCTCCAACGTTGCCAAATACTTGCTCTACACACGTAGGCGTAAGCATCGTCTGTGCGGACGATAATGCCTCACGTTGCGCAGCAGCATCGACGGCAAAATCCATCAGCGTATCGACCAGCTGACGATGAATCATACGCATACGATTACTGGACCGCAGCACCTCCATACGCGGGTCTTCGTTCAGCACCGTCCACTGATTGCAGCCTCGATCCAGTCTGGAATAGTCGGCGATAAGCTCTTGCATGTCTGTTGCAGTGGGCTGAGGTGGTAAGCCGTTCAAATCTCGTTCGTTCTTGTGTCGCTCGATCCAGGCATTGACCGCATGTTCCAGCACTGCATGATAGAACGTGCCTTCAAGCGCGGCATCAAAAGCGAACGCATTTGCCACGTTAACTTTCAATCCGTATTTCAGGAAATACTCATACGGATTGCGATAGTACGTTTCTATTGCCGAAACCGATGCATTGAACACACGAGTCGAGATCGAAGGATCTGCACCATGAGTGCGATAAACGCGATGCACATAATCCGGCCTAGTGAACAACCGATATGCCAGTTCGCGGTCAAGGGGACGATACTCTGTTTCAACGGTCGGCACAGCGCGTTTGCTCGCTCCGATGATTTCGCTCGTATCCGATGTACCCGTCTCCCATTGGCTGATATATGGCGAGCATGCTTGTGCAGCGTTACGCAGACTCTTTGGATAGGTCATAGACAACTGCTGCGTTGCGCTGGCAACAACACCGTTAAACCATAGCGGTTCTTGCCCGGACCTACGTTCCACCGTACCGGAAAGTACATTCCACGCTTCCAAAGTTTTGCCTTGGGAAGTCAGGAACTGTGACAAATCCAGCCGCTCGCCGTCATCGAGCAGACCGGTCTCATGCGGAATCGCAGGCAATTGAGATTCACTGCAACCCAGAACAATCACATATCTGTATGGATGTAAAGGCGATGACATCGGCAATACGTCCACGGCGCTGGCGGAGACCGGACGCGAATCGATTGACTGCGCGGCGAGCGTCGAAGCTAGATTTCTAGCAAAGATTCCTACATATTCAGCAAAATAATCGTTACCGAGCTGTTGAACCATGTCGTCAAACGCATTCATGATGACGGTCCAAACTGGCGCGGATCCTTCAATGGTTTGGGCGTATTCGGTAAGAAAACCAACCATCCCGCCTAGAGCCTCCCGCACGGTTGCGCTAGGCCGCGGCCGAAACACATCAGCGGCTTGCTGAATCAGCGAACGAATCTTCTGCAAATGTGCAGCGAACGGTATGTCTGTATCGATCCATACCGTTGCCGGATTGTTGGAGTTCAGCTGATTTTCAATGTCATCGATTGCCGTTGGAGTCAAGTTCAGATACCGGCTGAAGATACCGGAACGCAGTATGCGCAGGATGGACTGGGGTTGAAGTTCGTAGGTCGCGGAATCAAGCAGTCCCAGAATCGCATCAGCGAACGGATGGTCAAGCATCGTACTGGACGCGGCAATATTAATCGGTATCCCCTGATACGTGAATTCCGATGCAATTTGGGCTTGATATGAACCAAGGTCTCGTGAGGTGACCAGCACATCACCGTATGAAATTTCTGGATTGTCCGCGATGAACTTCTTGATGGACGCTGCCGCATAGCGCACTTCGGCAGTAGTATCCGGCATCGCACACACTGATGTAGAAGCGGATGAAGCGAAAATACTGGACAGCGTATTTCGGTTTCCATCATCGCGTCTCTGCAATGCTTCCAGATAATCCGGATCAGAACCGGCACCAACCATCACCGTCAGATGCACGTATTGCGCAAGTGTATGAACTATCCTCATCTCCGAAGCGTTGAGGTGTGCGAAACCGTACAGATAGAACCAGCGATTACTCCCATGCCGCTGTGCCCATGCACATATGGTTTCATGGGCGGCTCCGGGGAATGTATACCGTTTACCTAACCGTTGCTCCACCAGTTGCAGCAAAGAGCCAAGCACCGAAAGTCGAGCATTCGACTGATGAGCGGCCAGAGCAAGCACCTCTTCAGCACTGACCCCATCATTATGCAATTCAACAATTTGCTTGGTGAACTGGTCAATAGCCTCAAACGAGTCACCAACCTGATTACGCAACGATTCATTATCATTCAGACACTTCGCTACGTAATTTCTCAGCGACATCATGCTGATTGATGGGCGAATGTACCTTCCATAATCCTGGTTGCCGATAATCGAGCTCATCATGCTTGCCAGAGAATGGACACCCACATTCATCCCCGGTTCCAGACGTTCGCGGAATTCCGGTCGGACCATCGACTGCAGTACTTGCTTTTCCACATATGCGCGCAAGCTTGCCGGTGTCAGAATAACGAATCGCCCACGGCAACTATCCGGAAAATCTGCTTCCGTACATCCGGCACCATCAGAAAGGACATGATCAATCAGGGCATGAATGTCATCACACCCTCGCTCGGGCCGTATCACCATGACACTCATACCTTACCCTCCCCAGTGAGTTGTATCTGTTCTCAGCATATAACTGACGCAACAAATATCCGGGACTTCGCGCATGACACTTTGCACTCTTACGCAAGCCTAGTGATTTCGTAGTATCACATTGCCGTCTAAGCACACACATATTGTTCAATCGCACGTCCTATTGGCCATTTGAAAGACTCACACTGGAGCTGTTGCCGAGTGGTTTGATCCCAATCCGAACCATTAGGGACGACTTCATCTGTACTCTTTTGCGCACAAGGACTTGCATCCATTACATCCTGCAATAAATCACCCTGTCCATGGGATTGTGCTGCTCTGTATTGCCTTTCCGCCTCGATAAGGTCATTGCCACATTGGGCAAGAGCCTTCCTGCAGGGGTTGACGCAATCAAAAGCACCGGCTCTAATGAGGTAATTGACATTCCCTGCATTGCAATGTTCCAATGAAACACGACGTATAAAATCATTAAAACTGCGATAGGCACTGCCTTTATTACGGGTTGAAACGATTTCTTCTGCCAATTGTTCCGAAATGCCCCGTATCGCATTAAAACCGAGCTGAATTCCATATGCCGATTTCTCATCGTCACCGGTACTGGAATACGCTGTCGCATAATATTGAGATTGATTAATGTTTGGCATTCTTACATGAATACCTAAACAGTACATTTCTTCAAATATACTTTCCAGTTTCGCTCTAGCGCCATCCTCGTTATAACTATTCAACATTGCGGTCATGAATTCGATTGTGTATAACGTTTTCACATAGGCGACACGGTATGCGAACATTGCACGAGCAACAGCATCTGCGCGGTCGGCACCTCTGCTATGGCATATGTCAATTAGCTCCGCAAAAGAGGTAAGCTTCTGCTGCATCAGTTCGCTCTTCATTCCATCCAAGAATGGAATACCGGCCGTATAGCCCGCGGACAGTAAGTCATACACACGGCTCTCATCCAACGAACTGCAAGAATCGTCCCATACTTGCGGCACATTGCAATCCGGTATGAATCGAAGGGCATCCTGCACCACCTGCAAAACTCTCGAACCTGCAATACGGAGACGAGGAAGCCCAAGTTCATCACAGCCTTTTGCATCAAACGCGGTGCTTTCTGCCCCCGAAGGAAAACGAACAATGGACGTTACTTCGGCAAGGGGCTTGTTGCAAAGAGCCAACACATCACTGCGAACGGAACAGTCATATATACAGTCTTTCAACCCATCCGCAATAGACTTCTTGGCGTTATCCTGCAACCAAACCTCAGCCGAGGATGCATCCCAGAACCGTTGATATCCGCATACATGCGACACATCTTTCACTGCCTTGGCATCGTTAAAACGGCTGTATGCAATTACAGCAGCTGCATAACCATTCCCATATCGGTCACATAGATATTGCAATACCCGCCTGGACAGTCCCCGTTCCGTTTGCAAAACAGCTGTAGGAAAGACTGAATCTTGAAAATCAGTAAAGGGTAAATCGTATTCGATGGGATCAATCTCACTAATCCCCAGCGCATAGGCGACAAGGCTGCGAGCCAATATCCCCTTCCCGGGCCCGACCAAATGCCCCTCTTCTCGCAATCGATTCGTACAATATGCGACGGCCATCAAGTATTCTTCAGCATGGGTTTCACGAATCACAGCCATTTCGTGTTGAGCACGATTCCACACTGAATCCGGTATGCTTCCATACTTCGTTTGCAGCCATCCTTCAACTTCCCCTTGAAGAATTTCACTCGACGCTCGGCCATCAGCACCAACATGCTGCGGCATTAATGAGCCATCTTCCGCTACACAAAATCCGGTATCGCACCGCTCTGCTATGAGCAACGTATTGTCGCAGGCTTCAGGCACATCGGAGAACAGAGACCGCATAACCGCAGATGAACGCAAATAATACTCCTCGCTTTCAAACTTGAAACGATGAGGACCATCCATCACATCACCTGTTTCAATGCATATACGCACATCATGTTTTAGACTGTCATCACGCTTTGCATAATGCACATCACTAGTTGCGACTAACGGCGCATTAATTCGTTTCGCCAGTTCCACTAGATCATTCCTGATTTGGTGCTCAATGGACAAACCATGATCCATGATTTCTATAAAGAAATTATCTCGACCGAAAATATCCTGTAGTTCACCGGCCATTCGCAACGCTTCATCAAATTGTCCAAGCAACAATCTTGTCGGAATGGCTCCAGACATGCAGCCCGACCCACAAATAAGTCCTTTTGCAAATGATGACAAGACATTGTTATCCATGCGAGGATAACGCGAGACCAGACCTTCGAGATTCGCCACGGAAGATGCTTTCATGAGATTGACAAGACCTTCATCGGACTCTGCCCATAGCGTCAAGTGAGTAAACAGCCCACCACCGCTGACATCATAAGGATCATGAGGCACACAAGTAACACTTCTTCGAGTATTCCTCTCTTTCCACGAATTATCCCAAGATACGCATCTCGTATCCGTGCGGCCAGTTTCTGGCGTTACGTATGCTTCAACACCCAAAATCGGCTTAATGCCTCGCTGACGTCCTGCTTTCCAGAACTCCATCAAACCGCCGACACTGCCGTGATCAGTCAGACCAATTGCTGGCTGACCTAATCGTTGCGCTTCACTCATCAGCTCGCTCACAGTAGAGACACCATCTGCCAGCGAATAGTCACTATGTACATGCAAATTAACGAAATCCCGCATAAGAGCACCGCCTCCATAGTCATGGTTGCTTCGAATTCGAATCGGCTGCATGTTCAGTTTCCTGCCGCGCTACAATCAACGGTAATTATCTACTGGTTCTTGAAGCAGTCTCGATACTCAGCGAGAGGAACATGATGGCCGTCTCATCGCAACAAGCAACACCTTCCACTGCGCAGATTGTCATCGAGATTCTCGAACTGCTGGATGCGCATACAGACCGCGAGCACGGGATTACTGCCACTGAGATCAGCAAGCGCATCAGCGTTTCGGAAAAGACCGTACGAGGGCATCTCAAGGCGTTGCGTGACATGCAACCATTCGGCCGTCGGGTGGAGCATCTGGAGCGTCGAGACCTGCTCTCTGCTGAAAGCGCTGATCCAAAGCCGGGATGGTACATTGAACCGGTGTTTGATACGGCCCAGATGCGTCTGCTTGCGGACGGCGCGGTAATATCACGGTCTGACAGCGAATATCTGAGCGACCTTATCGCCAAAATCTATACGTTCGCGGGCAAGTCGGGCCAATTGCGCGGTCTGAGGCAGCTCACTACGCCAAAGAATTACAACACCGAGTTTCTCAACAATATCGAAATGCTCAACGATGCCATCGAACACGAACGAGTAATTCGATTCCGTTACTGCACCTATGACATTGATGGCAATCTGGTTCCTCGCCGCGACAATGCGGGTGAAATCAAAGAATACCAAGCCGATCCGTACCATCTGATGTACAAGAACAACAAATACTATCTGATTTGCCACATGCATCAGCATGACAGTCTCTCGTATCTGCACGTAGAACGTTTCCGCAACCTTTACGTCGAGGAGACTGATCATGCGCTCAATCGCTCACTGGATAGCTTCAGTCCGATTCCGGGAACGCCGTTCAACATCGAAGAGCATATGGACGAACGCCCTTACCCCATGGACGGCGCAGCAGTACCGATTCACCTGCGTATTACCGGCACGCTGGAGCCCTTGTACGACTGGTTCGACAACGCCAAGGTCACTCAAATCAGCGCCAACGAATACGACGTGCATATCATGGCCAACGAATTAGCGACCTTGTGGTGGGCATTGCAATATGCCGATTCGCGCCTCATTGAAGTCCTTGAACCACAATCCTTACGCATTATGCTGCGAGATACTGGCGAATCTTTGCTAGAAAAGTATCGAGACTAGCTAGTCCCGCTATATTCTCACCAACGCTCAGCTCTTTTGTCGACACTCGGCAATGAGGGCGGCACAGAGCAAAATGACCTGGGCGACGAGGTTGAACCAAATGAGCACGCCGATCAACGCGGCGAACGGGGCAAGCATCGGATTCCGGGAGGCTCCGGCTAATAGTCGCGCACCGAGAAGCTGCATTGCGGAAACCGTCAGAGATCCCAGTAACGCGCCGAGTATCGTGAATCGTCCGGCTTTGATGTGGGAGACCACGCGCAGCAGCAACATGAACAACGCGAAATTCAGCGCGACGCCGGTACCGAAACCGGTCATCTCCAAAAGCACGGTGCCGGGCAACGAACTGCTGGGGATGCCGCCCCATTGCAGCAGTCGGCGTACGATGCCGCCGGACACCGTACCGGCCGCGGTCGAAAGAATGAACAGTATTGCGATGGCGATGGCGGCAAGCGTATCGCGTAACCTTGCGACGACGATATTGAGCTCGTCGCCGCAGTCGTCGAACATGGCCCGTACGGCGTGGCGCAGCGAGTTCATCCAGCCGGTCACTGTCCACCAGAATATGGCCAACGTGGCCAGACCGGTCCACGTCAATGCGCTTGACATGGCGCCTAGCGCGGAAGACGTCAGAAACGAGTCGGCCACACCGGGAATGACTTCACGCACCGCGTCAATCAGCATCTGCTGCCAATCAATGTTGCCGACCATGATAAGGCCGAACACGCTCACCGCAATCCAGACGCCGGCAAAAAAGGCGAACAGCAGACCATATGCCAGACCATTCGCCAGCAGGGGGCCGCTCCGCGACACATACCGGTCGAGCACGCGCCCAGGCAGCGAACGTGCCCACGCGTCCGCTCCCCTGTCAATCGCACTCTTCAACCCATGCATAGTTCAACTGTAGCTGTTGCCACCGTTGTTGAAACAGCATGGCGCGAAATCGCATTTAGCCAGCTCAAACGATGGCAACCATCAACGCCCCCACTCAATTGTTCAGAATCGGATACCATATGAGTATTCAATTCATCCGTCGGAGTGCAATGTCAGCAGTCCTCACCAACTGATGTCTTGCTAACCCGCTGGCCGCCCTAGTATCTACTGTTTCTTGTGGTCTTCGTTCAACAGCCAGTCAAGCGCGTATATCTGTCGGATGCCTTCGTGGGAGTAGGGCCGTTCGTCATCCAGCGTAATCAGCGTCTTGGGATAGTTGTCACGCACGGCGCGCAGCGAGGACGGCTCCCGATCCAGCGTCGCCGAATCGTGCACCGATTCGCTGACCTGGTAGTACCGACGTCCGCCTGGCCCGTTCGTGACGAAGTCGATCTCGCTGCCGGAGCTCTGTCCGACATATACGTCGCCCTCGCGGCGCATCAGTTCGAGGAACACCACGTTCTCGAGGAGGCGTCCGATGTCCCGCACGTTGTTGGAGCACAGGATACGTCGCATCCCCAAGTCCACGGCATAGTACTTCTTTTCCTGCTTGAGAATCCTCTTGCCCTTGATGTCGTATCGGTGGGCCGGGTAGAGGATGAACGCGTCGTAGGCCGCGATCGTCGTCGGAACGGGCACGGTCAACGACTAGGAAACGGTTTTTATCAGCAGGAGATTCTGCAATCCGGATGGCATATACCGCCCGGCTTCATTACTGCTTTGGCTCATTTCTGTTCACTTCACGCTGGAGTACCGAGACACGTTGAGCGGAAATACCGGTAATTCACGTACGGTTACCGACCATTGGCCTGAATGGTACTCAGCATCAGCAGTCACTTGGGGTATGGTCATGACGGAGAGCCATCATGACCGATCTCTCGTTATTCTGGGATGAATCCGGCGAAGCCGGAACTGAATCTAAATATTAAAACGCATGATGCACACGTCGCGGAATTAGTCCACCAGAACTTCGGCATATTCGGCAGGTTCAGCGGGTTCGATGTGTCGGGCACGCATGGCATCGAGTGCGGCAGCCAAGTCGGCCGGGTACTGGGACCGGACCGTGGTCCAGACGCGGGTGCGGGGATGACGGAATTCGAGCTTCATGGCGTGCAGCCACTGCCGGTCAAGTCCCAAGGCCTCAGACAGCACCGGATTGGCACCATACATGGGGTCGCCGCACAGGGGATGCCCAATCGAGGAGAAATGCACGCGAATCTGATGAGTACGTCCGGTCTCCAGATTCACGGATACCAGAGTGGCCTCATGGCCGAAACGCTCCAGCACATCCCAGTGCGTAACGGCCGGTTTGCCGGCCGGAGTCACGCAGAAGCGGAAATCGGACACTTTGGCGCGCCCGATCGGCGCCTCAATGGTTGCTTTGTTCTCTTTAAGACCACCCTGCACGAGCGCATGATAGGTTTTCTTTACCTCATGCTCGGCGAACTGCCGACGCATCTCGGTGTACGCAAGGTCGGACTTGCACACCAACATCAAGCCGGAAGTGCCTACATCAAGGCGAGAAACAATGCCCTCACGCCCGGCCGCACCATAGGAAGTGATATGCACGCCGCGGTCACGCAGTGATCCGAGCACGGTTGGACCGGTCCAGCCAACCGAGGCATGCGCCGCCACGCCTACAGGCTTATCGACTACAACGACATCATCGTCTTCGTAGACAACGGCCATATCAGTTGCGATAGGCTCAGGCTCGGCCTGTTCCTCCGCCAAATCAAATTCGACGGTCTCCCCCGCCTGCAATGTGCTGGACCGCGCAACTTCACGTCCTAAAACGCGCGCCTGCCCGGAGTCAACCAGATCGGCGGCTTTAGATCGTGAAATACCCAGCATTTTGGCCACGGCTACGTCGAAACGCTTACCCACCAATGCATCGGGAGCAGGGACTATTCGACTCATTACTTGGCGTCCGCCTCCGGCTCAGACTGTAGGGATTCGTCGGATTGCTCGATGAGATCCTTGTGTGAGAACGGCTCCCCCATAAGAATCAGAATCACCAGGACCACACCGGCGACTACCAGATAGATATCCGCCACATTGCCAACGGACCAGCCATAGTTAAGGAAATCCACCACTTTGCCGTCGAGGAAGCCGTCAGCGTACATAACACGGTCAATCAGGTTGCCCAGAGCGCCTGCAAACGCGAAAGAAATCGCCACCGACCATTTCATGGAGACAGTGCGCACCCCAGCCACAGCAAGGGCCACGCAAGCCACAACGGCCAACAGACTGATTACCCAAGTAGCGCCTGATCCCATGCCCAAGGACGCGCCCGGATTACGCACCAAGGTGAAGGACAGCAGTCCGGGAATCACTCGAATGGTCTGACCGTTGGATAACGCGGCCATCGCCCAAGCCTTGGTGAGCTGATCGACAATCAGCGCAGCCGCGGCCACACATGCAAAGACGGCCACGCGGGTGCGCAGCCGTCCCTGTTGGTTCGTCATACGACCTGTACCTGCCTACGCTCAGTTGGTCTTGGACGAGGTCTGGTCGACGTAGTTGTTCGACTCGGAAACCTGCGATGCCAGCTGGCCGAGGTACTCGGTGAGGCGGGCGCGGTATTCAGTCTCGAACTGCTTGAGGCTCTGGATGTTGCCCTCGACGACCTTGGACTGAGCCTGAAGGTTGTCGCGCACCTGCTCGGCATACGTATCGGCTGCAGAGCGGGTGTTCTTGTCGTACGCATCAGCCGCGGAACGAGTGTTCTTGTCATACTCGGCGGCACGCTGCTGTACTTCCTTCTCGTAGTTGTCAGCGTCATCGTGCTGAGACTTGGAGTAGTTGTCCGCATCCTGACGAGTCTTGACGGAGTATGCGTCGGCCTCAGAACGGGTGTTCTGGGAGTAGGTCTCGGCATCCGCGTGAGTCTGGTCACGGTAAGCGTCGGCCTCGGAGCGGGTACGATCCGAATAGGTGTCGGCGTCGGAACGAGTACGAGTGGAGTAGTCGTCGGCCTCGGAACGGGTACGCTCGGAGTAGTTGTTGGCCTTGGTGACCAGATCGTTGTACTTGTTCTGGCTGGCCTCGGTGATTTCCTTGGCCTTGTTCTTGCCCTTCTCCACGTACTGATCGTGCAGCTGCATAGCCAGGGTCAGCATGGCGGTGGCGCGCTCGGGCTCGGTGCCCGGCATGGAAGCGGCGCCAGCGATCTTCTGCAGAGAACCGGTCTCGGTGCTCGGCTCGACCTTAGAAACCTGAGCACGAAGCTGGTTTTCACGCTGCTTGGCTTCTTCGAGCTGACGGGACAGCTCAGCGATCTGAGCGGACTGCTGCTGAGCGGCGGAACCCTGCTGCTGAGCAGCGGCGAGCTGACGGGACAGCTCCTCGTTGGCCGCGCGGAACTGATCACGTTCCTGCTGAATGGCGGCGATCTGCTGACCGACAGCCTCCTGGTCACCGGAGGCCTGAGCAGCCTGAGCGGTGAGCTGATCGATTTGAGCGTTCAGCTGATCGACCTGACCCTTGAGCTGCTCATTCTGGGAGGACAGCGCGCGGTTGGATTCCTCGGCTTCGCTGAGCTTGGCAGAGACAAGCTGTGCTGCCTGATCATTGCCAGCCTGAACGGCCTGCTGGGCCTGAGCCACAGCGTTCTTCAAACCAGCATTCTCCGACTCGAGTTGCTGCACCTGACCGGTAAGATCGGAGATCTTCGCATTAAGGTTGGTCACGTCAGGACCCAGAGTCTGGGTGGCCTGACCGCCGGCTACCGCCTGACGTCCAAGAGCCTCGACGGTTTCCGTGACCTGATCAAGGAAGTCATCGACCTCGTCGACATCATAACCTTCCTTGAATCGAACAGTCTGGAAGGTGTGCTCCCTAATATCCTTCGGCGTCAACAGAGCCATAAATCTTGCACCTCGCTTTGGGGCATCGCCCGC
This DNA window, taken from Bifidobacterium longum subsp. longum JCM 1217, encodes the following:
- a CDS encoding PD-(D/E)XK nuclease family protein; its protein translation is MSVMVIRPERGCDDIHALIDHVLSDGAGCTEADFPDSCRGRFVILTPASLRAYVEKQVLQSMVRPEFRERLEPGMNVGVHSLASMMSSIIGNQDYGRYIRPSISMMSLRNYVAKCLNDNESLRNQVGDSFEAIDQFTKQIVELHNDGVSAEEVLALAAHQSNARLSVLGSLLQLVEQRLGKRYTFPGAAHETICAWAQRHGSNRWFYLYGFAHLNASEMRIVHTLAQYVHLTVMVGAGSDPDYLEALQRRDDGNRNTLSSIFASSASTSVCAMPDTTAEVRYAAASIKKFIADNPEISYGDVLVTSRDLGSYQAQIASEFTYQGIPINIAASSTMLDHPFADAILGLLDSATYELQPQSILRILRSGIFSRYLNLTPTAIDDIENQLNSNNPATVWIDTDIPFAAHLQKIRSLIQQAADVFRPRPSATVREALGGMVGFLTEYAQTIEGSAPVWTVIMNAFDDMVQQLGNDYFAEYVGIFARNLASTLAAQSIDSRPVSASAVDVLPMSSPLHPYRYVIVLGCSESQLPAIPHETGLLDDGERLDLSQFLTSQGKTLEAWNVLSGTVERRSGQEPLWFNGVVASATQQLSMTYPKSLRNAAQACSPYISQWETGTSDTSEIIGASKRAVPTVETEYRPLDRELAYRLFTRPDYVHRVYRTHGADPSISTRVFNASVSAIETYYRNPYEYFLKYGLKVNVANAFAFDAALEGTFYHAVLEHAVNAWIERHKNERDLNGLPPQPTATDMQELIADYSRLDRGCNQWTVLNEDPRMEVLRSSNRMRMIHRQLVDTLMDFAVDAAAQREALSSAQTMLTPTCVEQVFGNVGGTTGAWQSPYSGEQLIGRARDKEIPVALRINGKVDRIDTVIRDTNISRESAGIVVLDYKSSARTLFGKPSRNDGGRASNVYYGHELQLFTYASAAQHNSGMPVAGMFFLPIKPSATIRERIALNNQYNMLPSADDGSTSLFDEPSDDSSAQNMRIRNVWRGFDMPNSGVLIGESDETGIGIEQLSAEEFRGIADYVHGKIVGACQNILDGKLPVRPYRSLVDGRDGLAYSDVADIMAWDVLNSNIFEVETAVTLLELKEAALHMNNTSEGGKAW
- a CDS encoding PHP domain-containing protein; protein product: MQPIRIRSNHDYGGGALMRDFVNLHVHSDYSLADGVSTVSELMSEAQRLGQPAIGLTDHGSVGGLMEFWKAGRQRGIKPILGVEAYVTPETGRTDTRCVSWDNSWKERNTRRSVTCVPHDPYDVSGGGLFTHLTLWAESDEGLVNLMKASSVANLEGLVSRYPRMDNNVLSSFAKGLICGSGCMSGAIPTRLLLGQFDEALRMAGELQDIFGRDNFFIEIMDHGLSIEHQIRNDLVELAKRINAPLVATSDVHYAKRDDSLKHDVRICIETGDVMDGPHRFKFESEEYYLRSSAVMRSLFSDVPEACDNTLLIAERCDTGFCVAEDGSLMPQHVGADGRASSEILQGEVEGWLQTKYGSIPDSVWNRAQHEMAVIRETHAEEYLMAVAYCTNRLREEGHLVGPGKGILARSLVAYALGISEIDPIEYDLPFTDFQDSVFPTAVLQTERGLSRRVLQYLCDRYGNGYAAAVIAYSRFNDAKAVKDVSHVCGYQRFWDASSAEVWLQDNAKKSIADGLKDCIYDCSVRSDVLALCNKPLAEVTSIVRFPSGAESTAFDAKGCDELGLPRLRIAGSRVLQVVQDALRFIPDCNVPQVWDDSCSSLDESRVYDLLSAGYTAGIPFLDGMKSELMQQKLTSFAELIDICHSRGADRADAVARAMFAYRVAYVKTLYTIEFMTAMLNSYNEDGARAKLESIFEEMYCLGIHVRMPNINQSQYYATAYSSTGDDEKSAYGIQLGFNAIRGISEQLAEEIVSTRNKGSAYRSFNDFIRRVSLEHCNAGNVNYLIRAGAFDCVNPCRKALAQCGNDLIEAERQYRAAQSHGQGDLLQDVMDASPCAQKSTDEVVPNGSDWDQTTRQQLQCESFKWPIGRAIEQYVCA
- a CDS encoding helix-turn-helix transcriptional regulator, which gives rise to MAVSSQQATPSTAQIVIEILELLDAHTDREHGITATEISKRISVSEKTVRGHLKALRDMQPFGRRVEHLERRDLLSAESADPKPGWYIEPVFDTAQMRLLADGAVISRSDSEYLSDLIAKIYTFAGKSGQLRGLRQLTTPKNYNTEFLNNIEMLNDAIEHERVIRFRYCTYDIDGNLVPRRDNAGEIKEYQADPYHLMYKNNKYYLICHMHQHDSLSYLHVERFRNLYVEETDHALNRSLDSFSPIPGTPFNIEEHMDERPYPMDGAAVPIHLRITGTLEPLYDWFDNAKVTQISANEYDVHIMANELATLWWALQYADSRLIEVLEPQSLRIMLRDTGESLLEKYRD
- a CDS encoding YihY/virulence factor BrkB family protein produces the protein MHGLKSAIDRGADAWARSLPGRVLDRYVSRSGPLLANGLAYGLLFAFFAGVWIAVSVFGLIMVGNIDWQQMLIDAVREVIPGVADSFLTSSALGAMSSALTWTGLATLAIFWWTVTGWMNSLRHAVRAMFDDCGDELNIVVARLRDTLAAIAIAILFILSTAAGTVSGGIVRRLLQWGGIPSSSLPGTVLLEMTGFGTGVALNFALFMLLLRVVSHIKAGRFTILGALLGSLTVSAMQLLGARLLAGASRNPMLAPFAALIGVLIWFNLVAQVILLCAALIAECRQKS
- a CDS encoding DUF4143 domain-containing protein, translating into MPVPTTIAAYDAFILYPAHRYDIKGKRILKQEKKYYAVDLGMRRILCSNNVRDIGRLLENVVFLELMRREGDVYVGQSSGSEIDFVTNGPGGRRYYQVSESVHDSATLDREPSSLRAVRDNYPKTLITLDDERPYSHEGIRQIYALDWLLNEDHKKQ
- a CDS encoding RluA family pseudouridine synthase gives rise to the protein MSRIVPAPDALVGKRFDVAVAKMLGISRSKAADLVDSGQARVLGREVARSSTLQAGETVEFDLAEEQAEPEPIATDMAVVYEDDDVVVVDKPVGVAAHASVGWTGPTVLGSLRDRGVHITSYGAAGREGIVSRLDVGTSGLMLVCKSDLAYTEMRRQFAEHEVKKTYHALVQGGLKENKATIEAPIGRAKVSDFRFCVTPAGKPAVTHWDVLERFGHEATLVSVNLETGRTHQIRVHFSSIGHPLCGDPMYGANPVLSEALGLDRQWLHAMKLEFRHPRTRVWTTVRSQYPADLAAALDAMRARHIEPAEPAEYAEVLVD
- the lspA gene encoding signal peptidase II, yielding MTNQQGRLRTRVAVFACVAAAALIVDQLTKAWAMAALSNGQTIRVIPGLLSFTLVRNPGASLGMGSGATWVISLLAVVACVALAVAGVRTVSMKWSVAISFAFAGALGNLIDRVMYADGFLDGKVVDFLNYGWSVGNVADIYLVVAGVVLVILILMGEPFSHKDLIEQSDESLQSEPEADAK
- a CDS encoding DivIVA domain-containing protein; the protein is MALLTPKDIREHTFQTVRFKEGYDVDEVDDFLDQVTETVEALGRQAVAGGQATQTLGPDVTNLNAKISDLTGQVQQLESENAGLKNAVAQAQQAVQAGNDQAAQLVSAKLSEAEESNRALSSQNEQLKGQVDQLNAQIDQLTAQAAQASGDQEAVGQQIAAIQQERDQFRAANEELSRQLAAAQQQGSAAQQQSAQIAELSRQLEEAKQRENQLRAQVSKVEPSTETGSLQKIAGAASMPGTEPERATAMLTLAMQLHDQYVEKGKNKAKEITEASQNKYNDLVTKANNYSERTRSEADDYSTRTRSDADTYSDRTRSEADAYRDQTHADAETYSQNTRSEADAYSVKTRQDADNYSKSQHDDADNYEKEVQQRAAEYDKNTRSAADAYDKNTRSAADTYAEQVRDNLQAQSKVVEGNIQSLKQFETEYRARLTEYLGQLASQVSESNNYVDQTSSKTN